Proteins from a genomic interval of Paraburkholderia sp. FT54:
- a CDS encoding TetR/AcrR family transcriptional regulator: MRKSRIETAETRQRIIDVAARKFRLNGITATGLHDVMSDAGLTHGGFYRHFESKDQLVAEACAVATKKLVVTLEDAASESDGEDGFRAIVERYVSTIHRDDVADGCPLSGMGSELARCDENTRVAASRGFSKLIDLVAKQLGRQRSDSTESRAVFAVAAMIGAVTMSRILTDSDASTSVLNHVREHLDAI; the protein is encoded by the coding sequence ATGCGGAAATCGAGGATTGAAACTGCCGAGACCCGTCAGCGAATCATTGACGTCGCGGCACGCAAGTTTCGGCTCAACGGCATCACCGCGACGGGCCTCCACGACGTCATGTCCGACGCCGGGCTCACGCATGGCGGCTTTTATCGGCATTTCGAGTCAAAAGATCAACTGGTTGCCGAGGCGTGCGCAGTCGCGACGAAAAAGCTCGTTGTTACGCTGGAAGATGCCGCCAGCGAGAGCGACGGCGAAGATGGCTTTCGGGCCATCGTCGAACGCTATGTATCAACGATCCATCGCGACGACGTCGCGGATGGGTGTCCCCTTTCGGGAATGGGCAGTGAGTTGGCGCGCTGCGACGAAAACACCCGTGTTGCCGCCTCTCGAGGCTTTAGCAAGCTCATTGATCTGGTAGCAAAGCAGCTGGGTCGGCAGCGGTCGGACTCGACGGAGTCGAGGGCCGTCTTTGCAGTAGCGGCCATGATCGGCGCAGTCACTATGTCCCGAATCCTGACGGATAGCGATGCTTCGACATCGGTTCTGAATCACGTAAGGGAACATCTCGACGCAATTTAG
- a CDS encoding NmrA family NAD(P)-binding protein: MRQRKYLVTAAAGKTGVHTVRHLIEGGHSVRALVHKEDERSEALRKAGAEVVVGDLLEHDDVIRATQGISGAYLCYPVRPGFIQATAYFADAARRAELEVVVNMSQISAREDAKSHAARDHWIAERVLDWSGVPTVHIRPTFFSEWLTFPWVRDPIVKEGKITLPYGNGRHAPISAEDQARAIAAILTQPSTHIGKTYPLYGPVDLSQQEIADAVSHVTGRKVVYSPTSIEAYRKHLETYDLPEFLIQHFIEVAIDYQNGIFAGTNDLIEKITRQAPQTIEAFVAENRSAFEV, encoded by the coding sequence ATGCGACAACGCAAATATCTCGTTACGGCCGCCGCTGGCAAGACTGGCGTTCACACAGTTCGTCATCTTATCGAAGGCGGTCACAGTGTGCGGGCCCTTGTTCACAAGGAAGACGAAAGAAGCGAAGCACTTCGAAAGGCCGGCGCGGAGGTCGTGGTGGGCGATCTGCTTGAACATGACGACGTGATACGCGCCACGCAAGGTATATCGGGAGCCTACCTCTGCTATCCCGTGCGTCCAGGGTTCATCCAGGCAACCGCATACTTTGCGGACGCGGCGCGTCGCGCAGAGCTCGAAGTCGTTGTGAACATGTCGCAGATATCCGCCCGCGAAGACGCGAAGAGTCACGCGGCCCGTGATCATTGGATCGCGGAGCGTGTGCTGGATTGGTCAGGTGTGCCGACCGTCCACATCCGTCCGACGTTCTTCTCGGAGTGGCTGACTTTTCCGTGGGTGCGCGACCCCATCGTGAAGGAGGGGAAGATCACGCTTCCCTACGGCAACGGACGCCATGCACCGATCTCCGCCGAAGATCAGGCGCGCGCTATCGCCGCAATTCTCACTCAGCCGTCAACCCATATCGGTAAGACGTATCCGCTGTATGGTCCCGTCGATCTTAGCCAGCAAGAGATTGCCGACGCCGTCAGCCACGTGACGGGTCGCAAAGTCGTCTATAGCCCGACAAGCATTGAGGCGTATCGCAAGCATCTGGAAACATACGATTTGCCCGAATTCTTGATCCAGCACTTTATCGAAGTGGCAATCGATTACCAGAACGGCATCTTTGCAGGCACGAATGACTTAATCGAAAAGATCACGAGACAAGCGCCGCAGACCATCGAGGCGTTCGTTGCCGAAAACCGCTCGGCGTTCGAGGTGTAG
- a CDS encoding alpha/beta hydrolase, translated as MKHFSKTSSLRLSLIATGFAAAFYLMPANAASVKTAPVNGISTTFQTVPTQFINLDGTRLAYRRFGKRGAVPLVFFQHFVGNLDSWDPKVIDGFARDRDVILFDNAGVGSSGGEVPTTIEAMAKEAIAFIHALGITKTDLLGFSMGSLVAQEVTAEQPDLVRRVVLVGSGPRGGAGMATLTPEFQGFLAKKRTPEQDLLLDVFFTQSDASQAAGRAFLTRIHARKVDRDAAVDAKVAPAQVAAFAAWGVPSADSTAYLKAIKQPVLVVAGSNDIVHYTINSYTLQQNLPDAQLIIYPDSNHGALYQYPDLFLKDVTVFLNQPE; from the coding sequence ATGAAGCATTTCAGCAAGACGTCCAGCCTTCGTTTGAGTCTTATCGCGACTGGTTTCGCCGCGGCTTTCTACCTGATGCCCGCGAATGCAGCAAGCGTCAAGACCGCACCGGTGAACGGCATTTCGACCACATTCCAGACAGTACCAACCCAGTTCATCAATCTCGACGGCACGCGACTCGCTTATCGTCGATTCGGAAAACGCGGCGCTGTTCCGCTGGTGTTCTTCCAGCACTTCGTGGGCAACCTGGATAGCTGGGACCCCAAGGTCATCGATGGCTTCGCGCGTGACCGTGACGTAATCCTGTTCGACAACGCCGGAGTCGGCAGTTCAGGCGGTGAAGTGCCCACCACGATCGAAGCGATGGCAAAGGAGGCAATTGCCTTCATTCACGCGCTTGGCATCACAAAGACTGATTTGCTCGGTTTCTCGATGGGAAGTCTCGTCGCTCAGGAAGTAACCGCCGAACAGCCTGATCTGGTTCGCCGTGTCGTGCTGGTGGGGAGTGGGCCGCGAGGCGGCGCAGGCATGGCGACGCTGACTCCAGAGTTCCAGGGATTCCTGGCGAAGAAACGCACGCCGGAGCAGGACTTGTTGCTCGACGTATTCTTCACCCAGTCGGATGCATCGCAAGCTGCCGGACGCGCGTTTCTGACGCGAATCCACGCGCGAAAAGTGGATCGTGATGCTGCCGTCGACGCCAAGGTGGCTCCTGCCCAAGTTGCCGCTTTTGCAGCTTGGGGTGTCCCGAGTGCGGACTCCACCGCTTATCTCAAGGCGATCAAGCAACCGGTCCTTGTGGTCGCCGGCAGCAACGACATCGTCCACTACACGATTAACTCCTACACGCTGCAGCAGAACCTGCCGGATGCCCAGTTGATTATCTACCCGGACTCGAATCACGGAGCGCTCTATCAATACCCCGATCTGTTTCTGAAAGACGTGACTGTTTTCTTGAACCAGCCCGAGTAA
- the imuA gene encoding translesion DNA synthesis-associated protein ImuA: MYPALGGITLWRASQLAAGFDRVVSCGHAALAAELPGGGWPAGALTELLTPQPGCGELRLLRPALATVGSRPLLLLQPPHRLQPAGLAWLGIPAAQACALHTPRTADALWAAEQILRAGTCGALLFWQAEVRQEALRRLHLAAQASDTLLFLFRPLAAAQATSPAPLRLALRAARGGIEVTFVKRRGPQRDEPVFVPLVPSPALLSRYATLDRRTSAAPRPRVVSPALVDATQ; the protein is encoded by the coding sequence ATGTATCCCGCCTTGGGGGGAATAACGCTGTGGCGAGCTTCGCAGCTGGCCGCCGGCTTCGATCGCGTGGTGTCGTGCGGCCATGCCGCGCTGGCCGCCGAACTGCCGGGCGGTGGCTGGCCCGCGGGCGCGCTCACCGAACTGCTCACACCGCAGCCGGGCTGCGGTGAACTGCGTCTGCTGCGGCCCGCACTGGCGACCGTCGGATCCCGCCCCCTGCTCCTGCTGCAGCCGCCGCACCGGCTGCAACCGGCCGGTCTGGCGTGGCTGGGCATTCCCGCAGCGCAGGCCTGCGCGCTGCATACGCCGCGCACGGCTGACGCGCTGTGGGCCGCCGAGCAGATCCTGCGTGCCGGAACCTGCGGCGCCCTGCTCTTCTGGCAGGCCGAAGTCCGGCAGGAAGCGCTGCGGCGCCTGCATCTGGCCGCGCAGGCCTCCGACACCCTGCTGTTCCTGTTTCGCCCGCTCGCGGCCGCCCAAGCGACGTCGCCGGCGCCACTGCGACTTGCGCTGCGAGCCGCCAGGGGCGGTATTGAAGTGACCTTCGTCAAGCGCCGCGGACCGCAGCGCGACGAACCCGTTTTCGTTCCTCTCGTACCTTCACCTGCCCTGTTGAGCCGATATGCAACTCTGGATCGGCGTACATCTGCCGCACCTCGCCCTCGAGTCGTTTCTCCCGCGCTGGTCGATGCCACGCAATGA
- a CDS encoding DNA polymerase Y family protein codes for MQLWIGVHLPHLALESFLPRWSMPRNEGGFVVLEKDRVVALDRAAHSGGIVPGMRRGGVLTLVPDAVIRERDLTREAELVRGMAFALLQFTPHVVLAEESVVLADVSASLRLFGGIRPLRRRARETATAFGVTATLAVAPTAQAAWLFARASGGIALTLRSVDRALRRVPLPALPLARPYAEWFDGLGCETVDDVRRLPRAGLKKRCGTALLDALDRATGAAPELYEWLELPPAFSARLELPDRIEHAEAVLFAARRLILQMTGWLSARQLAIARFVLELEHERGRAAVPPTAIEIALGEPTSREEHLVRLLKERLGRVELAAPVIAVRLDAKDVREADTPSESLFPEPGGSPQDHARLMELLVARLGVQNVLKAAPVADHRPEVAARWLPIGETARPMLPPPNLPRPTWLLDNPVQLIMRGHRPFYGTPLRMVSPGERIEVGWQDGHPVTRDYFVAESEDAVHYWVFRERVSAVEEREPRWFLHGLFG; via the coding sequence ATGCAACTCTGGATCGGCGTACATCTGCCGCACCTCGCCCTCGAGTCGTTTCTCCCGCGCTGGTCGATGCCACGCAATGAGGGCGGGTTTGTCGTGCTGGAGAAGGACCGCGTTGTCGCGCTCGACCGCGCGGCGCACTCGGGCGGGATCGTGCCCGGCATGCGCCGCGGTGGCGTGTTGACGCTCGTCCCCGACGCGGTCATCCGGGAACGTGATCTCACCCGTGAAGCGGAGCTTGTTCGTGGCATGGCTTTCGCCCTGCTGCAGTTCACCCCGCACGTGGTGCTGGCGGAGGAATCGGTCGTGCTGGCCGACGTCTCGGCGAGCCTGCGGCTCTTCGGCGGCATTCGACCACTGCGCCGGCGGGCGCGCGAAACGGCGACCGCGTTCGGCGTGACCGCGACACTCGCCGTTGCACCGACGGCGCAGGCCGCGTGGCTCTTCGCCCGAGCGTCGGGTGGCATTGCGCTCACATTGCGATCCGTCGATCGCGCCCTGCGTCGCGTGCCGTTACCTGCCCTGCCGCTTGCGCGCCCCTACGCCGAATGGTTCGACGGACTGGGATGCGAAACGGTCGACGACGTCCGGCGATTACCCCGCGCAGGCCTCAAGAAGCGCTGCGGCACGGCGCTGCTGGATGCGCTCGATCGCGCGACGGGCGCGGCACCGGAACTGTACGAATGGCTGGAGTTGCCCCCCGCCTTCAGCGCGCGGCTCGAGCTGCCCGACCGGATCGAGCATGCGGAAGCCGTGCTGTTCGCGGCGCGGCGGCTGATCCTGCAGATGACCGGTTGGCTGTCGGCGCGACAGCTGGCGATCGCGCGGTTTGTACTTGAGCTCGAGCATGAACGCGGGCGCGCGGCGGTGCCGCCGACGGCAATCGAAATCGCGCTTGGCGAGCCGACGTCACGCGAAGAACACCTCGTGCGCCTGCTGAAAGAACGGCTGGGCCGCGTCGAACTGGCCGCGCCGGTCATCGCCGTTCGCCTCGATGCAAAGGACGTCCGCGAAGCGGACACGCCGAGCGAATCGCTGTTCCCGGAGCCCGGCGGCTCGCCGCAGGATCACGCGCGCCTGATGGAGCTGCTCGTCGCCCGGCTCGGCGTGCAGAACGTGCTCAAGGCGGCTCCGGTTGCCGACCACCGCCCGGAAGTCGCCGCACGCTGGCTTCCCATCGGCGAGACCGCCAGACCCATGTTGCCGCCGCCAAATCTTCCGCGACCCACCTGGCTTCTCGACAACCCGGTGCAGCTCATCATGCGCGGCCACCGCCCGTTCTACGGCACGCCGCTGCGCATGGTCTCGCCGGGCGAACGGATCGAGGTCGGCTGGCAGGATGGGCATCCGGTAACGCGAGACTATTTTGTCGCGGAGTCCGAAGACGCGGTGCACTACTGGGTCTTCCGGGAGCGCGTAAGCGCCGTCGAGGAACGCGAACCGCGCTGGTTCCTGCATGGCCTGTTCGGGTGA
- a CDS encoding error-prone DNA polymerase — protein sequence MAPTYGALPDYAELQCASNFSFLHGASHAEDLAARAAQLGYAALAVTDECSLAGVVRAHVEAKKAGLPFIVGSHFHLTNSDGSPALSFTALAMTREGYGNLSELITLGRMRAHKGSYRLAPMDLAHPEKPFGHMRGLPECVAILSPDYPADEDRLDTQVEWFVQTFGDRAWVALTLHARAMDDIHRGTVEHVAARHGVPVVATGAPVMHVRSRKPLQDVLTAIRVGRPVAECGYDLAPNAEQHLRSRLRLANLYSQRTLGETLRIARLCKFSLDELRYEYPDELVPAGHTPTSYLRQETYIGAHRRWPAGAPHQVQLQIEHELALIGDLRYEPYFLTVYDIVRFARSEGILCQGRGSAANSAVCFALGVTEVDPARSSMLFERFISKERGEPPDIDVDFEHQRREEVVQYIYRKYGRDRAALTAAVTTYRPRSALREAGKALGVDPAIVDRVAKAYQWFDSSRDLLNRFAEAGLDPDAPLIVQWANFAAVLLGFPRHLSQHSGGFVISRGKLSRLVPIENAAMADRSIIQWDKDDIEALGLLKIDVLALGMLSAIRRALDIISEKRGEPFELQDIPAEDPDTYGMICRADTVGVFQIESRAQMSMLPRLQPRCFYDLVIEVAIVRPGPVQGGMVHPYLRRRQGLEPVTYPSPQMEQALSRTLGVPIFQEQVMQVAMLAAGFTAGEADQLRRAMAAWRRKGGLEAYYDRIVNGMLERGYDREFAEAIFAQIQGFGEYGFPESHAASFALLVYASAWLKHHEPVAFLVAMLNSQPMGFYSPSQLVQDARRHGVKVLPVDVTLSNWDSIVEGDSTRAPVRLGMSLVRGLKEEAAARIELARAVRPFTDVSDLARRAQLDRKDLQALAAADALRSLAGDRRAALWHAVAAVPDRDLLRGATDDDATPVLAPMTEGQQIASDYRTFGLTLGRHPLELLRPRLLAQRLLPASTLAGFRNGQLARACGIVTVRQRPGTAKGVMFVTLEDETGQVNVIIWPSLLEKQRREALGSSLLAVYGVWQREGEVRHLVAHRLVDVSPLLGSLVTSTRNFH from the coding sequence ATGGCGCCGACCTACGGCGCACTGCCCGACTATGCGGAGCTGCAGTGCGCGTCCAACTTTTCCTTTCTGCACGGCGCATCGCACGCCGAGGATCTCGCCGCTCGCGCCGCGCAGCTCGGGTATGCCGCGCTGGCTGTCACGGACGAATGCTCGCTGGCCGGCGTCGTGCGCGCGCACGTCGAGGCGAAGAAGGCCGGGCTGCCTTTCATCGTCGGGTCGCACTTCCACCTGACCAACTCCGACGGCTCACCGGCCCTGTCATTCACCGCACTGGCGATGACGCGCGAAGGCTACGGCAACCTGTCCGAGCTAATCACGCTCGGGCGCATGCGTGCCCACAAGGGCAGCTACCGGCTCGCCCCGATGGATCTGGCGCACCCGGAAAAGCCCTTTGGTCACATGCGGGGACTGCCCGAGTGCGTGGCGATCCTGTCACCGGACTACCCCGCCGATGAAGACAGACTGGATACGCAGGTCGAGTGGTTCGTCCAGACCTTCGGCGATCGCGCATGGGTTGCACTGACATTGCACGCGCGTGCAATGGACGATATTCACCGCGGCACCGTCGAACACGTCGCGGCGCGTCACGGCGTTCCCGTCGTCGCGACCGGCGCGCCCGTCATGCATGTGCGCTCACGCAAGCCGCTGCAGGACGTGCTGACGGCGATCCGGGTCGGCAGACCGGTCGCCGAATGCGGCTATGATCTCGCGCCCAACGCTGAGCAGCACCTGCGATCGCGTCTGCGGCTCGCCAACCTATATTCACAGCGCACGCTCGGGGAGACGCTGCGAATCGCTCGCCTGTGCAAGTTTTCACTCGACGAGCTGCGCTATGAGTATCCCGACGAGCTGGTGCCGGCCGGTCATACGCCGACAAGCTACCTGAGACAGGAGACCTACATCGGCGCACATCGCCGCTGGCCGGCGGGTGCCCCCCATCAGGTGCAACTGCAGATCGAACACGAACTCGCGCTGATCGGGGATCTGCGATATGAACCGTACTTCCTCACGGTCTACGACATTGTCCGGTTCGCGCGCAGCGAGGGCATCCTGTGCCAGGGGCGTGGCTCTGCGGCCAACTCGGCCGTGTGCTTTGCTCTTGGCGTGACCGAGGTGGATCCTGCGCGCTCGTCGATGCTGTTCGAGCGGTTCATCTCGAAAGAGCGAGGTGAGCCGCCTGACATCGACGTCGATTTCGAGCATCAGCGCCGTGAAGAGGTCGTGCAGTACATCTACCGCAAGTACGGGCGCGATCGGGCAGCACTGACGGCCGCCGTGACGACGTACCGTCCACGAAGCGCACTGCGCGAAGCTGGCAAGGCGCTCGGCGTGGATCCGGCGATCGTCGATCGCGTCGCGAAGGCTTACCAGTGGTTCGACTCAAGCCGCGATCTGCTCAACCGCTTCGCCGAGGCCGGTCTCGACCCTGATGCACCGCTGATCGTGCAGTGGGCGAATTTCGCGGCGGTGCTGCTGGGCTTTCCACGACATCTGTCGCAGCACAGTGGTGGTTTCGTGATCAGCCGCGGTAAGCTGTCGAGGCTGGTGCCGATCGAGAACGCTGCGATGGCCGACCGCTCGATCATCCAGTGGGACAAGGACGATATCGAGGCGCTCGGCCTGCTCAAGATCGACGTGCTCGCACTTGGCATGCTGTCGGCCATACGCCGCGCACTCGACATCATTTCAGAAAAGCGTGGCGAGCCGTTCGAACTGCAGGACATTCCTGCCGAAGATCCCGACACCTATGGGATGATCTGTCGCGCCGATACAGTTGGCGTATTCCAGATCGAATCGCGCGCGCAGATGAGCATGCTGCCCCGCCTGCAGCCGCGCTGCTTCTACGATCTCGTGATCGAGGTGGCGATCGTACGCCCGGGCCCGGTGCAGGGCGGCATGGTGCATCCCTACCTGCGCCGGCGGCAGGGACTGGAGCCCGTCACCTATCCGAGTCCGCAGATGGAGCAGGCGCTATCGCGCACGCTCGGCGTGCCGATCTTTCAGGAGCAGGTGATGCAGGTCGCGATGCTCGCGGCAGGATTCACTGCTGGCGAGGCTGATCAGTTGCGTCGCGCGATGGCCGCATGGCGTCGCAAGGGCGGACTCGAAGCCTACTACGATCGCATCGTGAACGGGATGCTCGAGCGCGGTTACGACCGCGAGTTTGCCGAGGCCATCTTTGCGCAGATCCAGGGCTTCGGCGAATATGGCTTTCCGGAGAGTCACGCAGCGAGCTTCGCGCTGCTGGTCTACGCGAGTGCGTGGCTGAAGCATCATGAACCGGTCGCGTTTCTCGTCGCGATGCTCAACAGCCAGCCGATGGGTTTCTATTCACCGTCACAGCTCGTGCAGGACGCCAGGCGCCACGGTGTGAAGGTGCTGCCAGTCGATGTGACGCTCAGCAACTGGGATTCGATTGTCGAGGGCGACTCGACGCGCGCGCCGGTACGCCTCGGCATGTCGCTCGTTCGCGGCCTGAAGGAAGAAGCCGCTGCGCGCATCGAGCTCGCGCGCGCAGTGCGGCCCTTTACCGATGTCTCCGATCTTGCACGACGCGCGCAGCTCGATCGCAAGGACCTGCAGGCGCTCGCGGCGGCCGACGCGTTACGCTCGCTCGCCGGCGACCGGCGCGCAGCTCTGTGGCATGCGGTGGCTGCGGTACCGGATCGGGATCTGCTGCGCGGCGCGACTGATGACGACGCGACGCCGGTCCTCGCGCCGATGACGGAAGGCCAGCAGATCGCCAGCGATTACCGGACCTTCGGTCTGACACTCGGCCGGCACCCGCTGGAACTGCTGCGCCCTCGCCTGCTTGCACAGCGCCTGCTGCCGGCGTCGACGCTGGCCGGATTCCGGAACGGGCAGCTCGCACGTGCCTGCGGCATCGTGACGGTCCGGCAGCGGCCGGGCACGGCCAAGGGTGTGATGTTTGTCACGCTGGAGGATGAGACCGGGCAGGTCAACGTCATCATCTGGCCGTCCCTGCTCGAAAAGCAGCGACGCGAAGCGCTCGGCTCGTCACTACTTGCCGTGTACGGCGTCTGGCAGCGTGAGGGTGAAGTGCGCCACCTCGTCGCGCATCGACTGGTCGACGTGTCCCCGCTGCTCGGCTCGCTCGTCACGTCGACGCGAAACTTCCATTAA
- a CDS encoding SOS response-associated peptidase family protein, whose product MCYSAQIQADYRKYVRMFGAHMSIREFAQLYWERAEGSNVKIPKAMDAAFSVPQTDEERRIKEAIDRFARDQVPKLEQELFKQRARLADAERTLQSKTTKAATESKRIATSKIDSTLRGLDDLRRTELKDRDSRIFPGNYAPVMVMEDGKRVIKPMRYHCRPAGKPAFYDKKYPGTYNARFDNLEGFWKGLFGYSHGLIVANAFYENVKRHRLEGRELAEGELEENVVLEFKPQPAQDMLVACLWSHWQSPGEPDLLSFAAITDEPPPEIAAAGHDRCIIPIKPENIDTWLCPEPNNLAAQYAILDDRHRPYYEHRMAA is encoded by the coding sequence ATGTGCTATTCAGCCCAGATCCAGGCGGACTACCGCAAGTACGTCAGGATGTTTGGCGCACATATGAGCATCCGGGAATTCGCGCAGCTTTACTGGGAACGCGCCGAGGGCAGCAACGTCAAGATTCCGAAGGCGATGGACGCCGCGTTCTCGGTGCCCCAGACCGACGAGGAACGGCGGATCAAGGAAGCGATTGACCGGTTCGCCCGCGACCAGGTCCCAAAGCTGGAGCAGGAACTGTTCAAACAGCGCGCGCGACTCGCCGACGCGGAACGCACCCTGCAGAGCAAGACGACGAAGGCCGCCACCGAAAGCAAACGGATCGCAACCAGCAAGATCGATTCGACGTTGCGCGGGCTCGACGATCTCCGTCGCACCGAACTGAAAGACCGCGATTCGCGAATTTTCCCCGGCAACTATGCTCCGGTGATGGTCATGGAAGACGGCAAGCGCGTCATCAAGCCGATGCGATATCACTGTCGCCCGGCTGGCAAGCCTGCATTCTACGACAAGAAATATCCCGGGACCTACAATGCCAGGTTTGACAACCTGGAAGGCTTCTGGAAGGGACTTTTTGGATATTCGCACGGTCTTATCGTCGCGAATGCGTTCTATGAAAACGTGAAGCGACATCGACTGGAAGGGCGCGAGCTCGCTGAAGGCGAACTGGAGGAAAACGTGGTCCTGGAGTTCAAGCCACAGCCCGCTCAGGACATGCTCGTCGCCTGCCTGTGGTCGCACTGGCAAAGCCCTGGCGAGCCTGATCTGCTCTCCTTTGCTGCGATCACCGATGAGCCGCCGCCGGAGATTGCCGCTGCGGGTCATGATCGCTGCATCATCCCGATCAAGCCGGAGAATATCGACACCTGGCTTTGCCCCGAGCCCAACAATCTCGCGGCACAGTACGCGATTCTGGACGACCGCCATAGACCGTACTACGAACATCGAATGGCGGCCTGA
- a CDS encoding site-specific integrase encodes MAKSPVIEQHQLRHAVKVASVTGQNAKRDVALLLVFYGTGLTPNEVAKLQVSDYLMPDGRCVVEASLRSEIAFNGKRRPLLWASQKICAAIDDYLQSRLDARHAVTTSIAAFRGLDPNSPLFLTGDGEPFSFTRRTTPAGAVSYSCESLTEIVRRLHQQAGIEHGNASAARRTFVVRLHRDGRSLKLIQQLIGVSSLSAVKRLIDGDPVRLASVVSGVI; translated from the coding sequence ATGGCTAAGTCCCCTGTCATTGAACAACATCAGCTTCGTCATGCGGTAAAGGTGGCCTCCGTCACGGGGCAAAACGCGAAACGCGACGTTGCTTTGCTCCTTGTGTTCTATGGAACCGGTCTGACGCCAAACGAGGTAGCAAAACTTCAAGTGTCCGACTACCTCATGCCGGATGGGCGTTGTGTCGTAGAGGCAAGCTTGCGGTCCGAAATTGCGTTCAACGGCAAGCGGCGACCGCTGCTGTGGGCCAGTCAGAAAATCTGTGCTGCCATTGACGACTACCTGCAATCCAGATTGGATGCGCGACACGCCGTGACTACCTCGATAGCTGCATTCCGTGGGCTGGACCCCAATAGCCCGCTGTTCCTGACTGGGGACGGCGAGCCATTCAGCTTTACGCGTCGGACGACGCCCGCGGGCGCGGTTAGCTATTCGTGCGAGTCATTGACCGAAATTGTGCGGCGGCTTCATCAACAGGCCGGCATCGAGCACGGCAACGCCAGCGCCGCGCGCCGCACTTTTGTTGTCAGACTGCACCGTGACGGACGCTCGCTGAAGCTCATACAACAATTGATTGGAGTTTCCAGCCTATCTGCCGTTAAACGTTTGATAGACGGCGATCCGGTTAGGCTGGCGTCGGTGGTAAGTGGAGTGATTTGA
- a CDS encoding IS5 family transposase: MKKRRPYPTDVSDEEWYFAAAYLTLMNKDAPQRRYELREMFNALRWIVRAGAPWRLLPNDFPPWELVYQQTQRWIQAGCFEAMVNDLRSIIRVAQGRQGQPSAVILDGRTLQSTCESGPRAGYDGYKRKRGSKVHMAVDTLGQLLAVHVTPANEQERAQVGELARQVQQATGQTVKVAFADQGYTGEEPAQAALDEGIELQVIKLSEAKKGFVLLPRRWVVERSFGWLNRFRRLARDYERLPETLAGLHFVVFSVLMLVHFATLNKSA, from the coding sequence ATGAAAAAACGCAGGCCCTACCCAACGGATGTGTCGGACGAAGAGTGGTACTTCGCCGCTGCGTACCTGACTTTGATGAACAAGGACGCACCGCAACGCCGTTACGAACTGCGCGAGATGTTCAACGCGCTGCGGTGGATCGTACGCGCAGGTGCGCCGTGGCGTTTGTTGCCCAATGACTTTCCACCGTGGGAACTGGTCTACCAGCAGACGCAGCGCTGGATTCAGGCAGGCTGCTTCGAGGCCATGGTGAATGACCTGCGTTCGATCATCCGGGTTGCGCAGGGCCGTCAGGGCCAGCCCAGCGCGGTCATTCTCGACGGGCGCACGCTGCAGTCGACCTGCGAGAGTGGACCTCGGGCTGGTTACGACGGCTACAAACGCAAACGCGGCAGCAAAGTCCACATGGCGGTTGATACCTTGGGGCAATTGCTTGCTGTGCATGTTACGCCGGCCAACGAACAGGAACGCGCGCAGGTCGGAGAACTGGCGCGTCAGGTTCAACAGGCCACGGGCCAGACGGTCAAGGTGGCGTTCGCCGACCAGGGATACACCGGCGAAGAGCCTGCGCAGGCAGCACTCGATGAAGGAATCGAGCTTCAGGTAATCAAGCTGTCGGAGGCGAAAAAGGGCTTCGTGCTGTTGCCGCGCCGCTGGGTGGTCGAGCGCAGCTTCGGCTGGCTCAACCGCTTCCGACGATTGGCCAGAGACTATGAGCGATTGCCCGAAACCCTGGCCGGTTTGCACTTCGTCGTATTCTCCGTGCTTATGCTTGTTCACTTTGCAACCCTTAACAAAAGTGCCTAA
- a CDS encoding DUF6232 family protein, with product MSGVTSVRKLREEPKRAGMLCLCLVGVIFAAFGTNLAMHVIGAFVAIAAFTAAATRKPTLFIVIKTASGESRALISTSNEFIDRVVGAVNDAIVVRG from the coding sequence ATGAGCGGCGTGACGTCGGTGCGCAAGTTGCGCGAGGAACCGAAGCGCGCGGGGATGCTCTGTCTCTGCCTCGTCGGTGTCATCTTCGCTGCCTTCGGGACTAATCTGGCAATGCATGTCATTGGCGCCTTTGTCGCGATCGCCGCGTTCACGGCAGCCGCCACCCGAAAGCCGACGCTCTTCATCGTCATCAAGACCGCATCGGGTGAATCACGCGCGCTCATAAGCACGAGCAACGAATTTATCGACCGCGTAGTTGGAGCGGTCAACGACGCCATCGTCGTCCGCGGCTGA